The Vibrio aphrogenes genomic interval TTTCACATCTATCGTTGCTCGTTGCTCGTTGCTCGTTGCTCGTTGCTCGTTGCTCGTTGCTCGTTGCTCGTTGCTCGTTGCTCGAGGTAAGTTTTATGTGATTGGCTAACCTGTCAACTACCACAGACCGCTTTTTCGATATACGAGAAGCGAAGCGCCCGAGCCACGAGAGTCGATATCCTAGGAACTGGAAATAACTTCCGCTCTTACCTAAATACCACTAAACGCTTTGGCGCCACTTTTCCATCATCATCAATGTGTGCCACACCAATGAAAGTACGCTCAGGCCCCATCGTCATGCGAACAACACCTTCTGTCGGTGCGCCTGCAATCTGTACTGGCTGACCGTGCTGCACAAAATCGGCCACAGAAGGAATCATATTCACTTCAGGCAAGTCTTGTACCGCGGTGTCCATAGGTAACAAAAGTGGGTCCAATAGTTCACGTGGCTCAATCTCTTGCTCTCGAGCTTGCTCTAAAAGCGCTTCTAATTGCTCAAGAGTAACCATTTTTTCGTATGGGTAATGCGAGACACCAATACGACGAAGGTAAGTCACATGAGCGCCACAACCAAGCATTTCACCTAGGTCATCGACGATAGTTCGAATATAAGTCCCTTTGGAGCAATGGACTTCCATTTCAACTTCTTGACCTTCAAAGCGGAGGAGATTGATCTCAAAAACCGTAATTTTACGCGACTCACGAGGTACTTCGATGCCTTGACGCGCATATTCATACAAAGGCTTACCTTGGTATTTTAAAGCCGAAAACATCGAAGGTATTTGATCGGTAGTACCACGAAACTTGGCAATACAACGCTCAAGTAGGCCACGATCTACCTTCACTTCACGAGTCTGTACCACTTCACCGTCAGAATCTGAGGTATCGGTACGTTCACCCAATTTAGCAATAACGCGATAACGTTTATCTGAGTCGAGCAAAAATTGCGAAAACTTAGTCGCTTCGCCTAGGCAAATCGGTAGCATCCCGGTAGCCAATGGATCTAAGGCACCAGTATGACCGGCCTTCTCAGCAAAATAGATACGTTTCACTTTTTGCAACGCATCATTCGAACTAATACTGGTTGGCTTATCTAATAATAAAACGCCGTCAATAGGACGACCACGACGTCTACGAGCCATTACTCTTCTCCTTCGTCCTCACGACCAGCTTCTTTTTTGCGTAAATTATCTTTGCTAACGACTTCACTCACTAGGTTAGACATACGCATACCTTCAACTAAGGTATTATCATAAGTAAAACGAACTTCTGGGGTTAAACGTAAACGAATACGTTTCCCTAAAGCCATACGAACAGCCACTTCATGTTCTTTTAAAGCAGCAAGGCTCGATTCAGGGGTCTGCTCACCGACACATAAGAAAGTCACAAAGACTTTTGCATAAGCTAGGTCACGAGAGACTTCCACATCTGAAATGGTCACCATCCCAATACGTGAATCGCGAACATCACGTTGTAAAATCGAAGCCAGTTCTTTTTGTAATTGTTGTGCAACACGTTGTGCACGACTAAATTCTTTTGACATATCTTTTCTCACATCTGTGGATTTAAAATAAAACCCTTATACAGAAAGAATGGGGAGCAACGAGGCTCCCCATGGTGTATTTAACAACCGTTAGTCAGATACCCGTTAAGGTAACAAGACTGTGATTAATCAAGAGTACGTTGGATTTCAACGATTTCGAATACTTCGATTTGGTCACCTGCGCGAACATCATTATAGTTCTTAACGCCGATACCACATTCGTAGCCATTACGCACTTCTTGAACGTCATCTTTAAAGCGACGTAGTGATTCTAGCTCACCTTCATAAATAACCACGTTATCACGTAGAACGCGAATTGGGTTGCTACGCTTAATCACACCTTCCGTTACCATACAACCTGCGATTGCGCCCAGTTTCGGAGATTTAAACACATCACGAACTTCTGCAAGACCAATGATTTCTTGTTTAAACTCAGGAGCCAGCATGCCGCCCATCGCTTGTTTCACTTCATCAATCAATTGATAGATGATTGAGTAGTAACGTAAGTCTAGGTTTTCATTTTCAACAGTACGACGAGCAGAAGCATCAGCACGTACGTTAAAACCAAGAATGATTGCGTTTGAAGCCGCGGCTAAAACAGCATCTGTTTCAGTAATACCACCAACACCCGAACCGACGATATTCACTTTAACTTCATCAGTTGAAAGTTTACGTAGAGAATCGGCAATCGCTTCAACAGAACCTTGAACATCCGCTTTTAATACTACGTTCAATTCAGCCACTTCACCGGCTTCCATGTTAGAGAACATGTTTTCCAATTTCGATTTTTGCTGACGAGCTAATTTCACATCACGGAATTTACCTTGACGGTAGTTTGCAACTTCACGCGCTTTACGTTCATCACGAACCACTGTCGCTTCATCACCTGATGTTGGTACACCAGAAAGACCTAAGATCTCAACTGGAATAGACGGACCTGCTTCTGTGATTTCTTGACCATTTTCATCGCGCATCGCACGAATACGGCCATATTCTTGACCACAAAGAACGATGTCACCTTTGCGTAAAGTACCCGCTTGAACCAGTACTGTCGCAACCGGACCACGACCTTTATCAAGGCGAGATTCAACGACCACACCTGATGCCATACCATCTGTTACCGCTTTAAGTTCTAGAACTTCAGCTTGTAGCAAGATAGCTTCTAATAGGCCATCAATGTTAGTACCTTGTTTCGCAGAAATATGAACGAACATGTTTTCGCCGCCCCATTCTTCTGGGATAACGTCATATTGAGCAAGCTCGTTTTTCACATTGTCAGGGTTTGCATCTTCTTTATCGATTTTGTTTACCGCAACAATCAATGGTACTTCAGCGGCTTTCGCGTGCTGAATCGCTTCGATTGTTTGTGGCATTACGCCATCATCGGCTGCAACCACAAGAACTACGATATCAGTCGCTTGAGCACCACGAGCACGCATTGAAGTAAACGCGGCGTGTCCTGGAGTATCTAAGAAGGTAACCATACCATTATCAGTTTGAACGTGGTAAGCACCGATATGCTGAGTAATACCACCCGCTTCGCCAGAAGCAACACGGCTACGACGGATATAATCCAAAGTTGAGGTTTTACCATGGTCAACGTGACCCATGATAGTCACAACCGGTGCGCGTGGCACAGCTTCAGTGGTGTTATCACGATCAGATAGAATGGCTTCTTCTAATTCATTCTCTTTACGTAGAATAACTTTGTGGCCCATTTCTTCAGCAACTAATTGTGCTGTTTCTTGGTCGATAACTTGGTTAATCGTTGCCATTGCACCCATTTTCATCATAGTTTTGATGACTTCAGTGCCTTTTACTGACATTTTATTTGCCAGTTCAGAAACAACGATCGTTTCGCCAATCACAACGTCAGCTTTAGCAACTGTCGCATTTTTATCAAAACCTTGCTGCATAGATGTTGGTTTTGCTAACTTACCTTTACGGTTGTTGCGGCCACCACGGGCATTACGACCATTGCCACCAAAGCGGTCATCATCTTTTTCTTTCTTCGCAGGTTTTTTCTTTTTACGACGGTTAGCTTCACTACGGCGATCGGCTTCGTCTTCTGCATCACGTGCATGTTTGTTTGTTGTTACGTGGTAGTCTGAATCTTCAGATTCTTTACTTTTCTGCTCTTCTTCAGACCAACGAGCTGCGTTTTCTTCCGCTAATTTGCGTGCTTCTTCTACCAATTTCTGTGCTTCTTGTTCTGCTTTACGTTGAGCTTCTTCTTCCTGACGGCGTTTTAGAGCTTCTGCTTCTTTCTTAGCAGCTTCATGTTTCGCTTTTTCTTCAGGAGAACGTTGAGCGGCCGCCTTCGCCTCTTTGGCTTCTTCGGCTTTCGCTTTTTCTGCAGCTTCACGTTTTGCCTTTTCTTCAGCTTCACGCTTCGCTTTTGCTTCGGCTTCAGCTTGCGCCTTAGCTTCTGCTTCTTGTTTTGCTTTTTCTTCCGCTTCACGTTTTGCTGCTTCTTCAGCTTCACGTGCGGCAAGTTCTTCCGCTTCACGTTTGGCTTCTTCATCGATAGCCGAACGTTTCACGTAAGTGCGCTTTTTACGCACTTCAACTTGTACTTCTTTACTTTTGCCGCCAGCTGCAGACACGCTTAGTGTGCTTTTGGTTTTGCGTTGTAAAGTTAAGCGAGTTGGTTCTGACTCTGAATTAGAGCCATTGCCTTTTTTTAGATGCGCAAGAAGCTGTTGTTTCTCTGCATCAGTAACGCTGTCTGTACTGGTTTTTTTCATACCAGCATCAGCAAGTTGTTCTACTAAGCGCTCAACTGGCGTACCAATTTCTTCACTTAGTTGTTTCACTGTCAGTTCTGTCATACTGCTTTCTCCTTGCTGAAAGTTATTCTTCGTCGCCGAACCAGCAAATGTTACGAGCGGCCATAATTAATTCACCAGCACGTTGTTCACTTAAGCCCTCGATGCCTTCTAGGTCATCGGTGCCTTGGTCAGCTAAATCTTCTAAAGTCACTACACCTTTAGCGGCAAGTTTGAACGCTAATTCGCGCTCTAAGCCTT includes:
- the truB gene encoding tRNA pseudouridine(55) synthase TruB, which gives rise to MARRRRGRPIDGVLLLDKPTSISSNDALQKVKRIYFAEKAGHTGALDPLATGMLPICLGEATKFSQFLLDSDKRYRVIAKLGERTDTSDSDGEVVQTREVKVDRGLLERCIAKFRGTTDQIPSMFSALKYQGKPLYEYARQGIEVPRESRKITVFEINLLRFEGQEVEMEVHCSKGTYIRTIVDDLGEMLGCGAHVTYLRRIGVSHYPYEKMVTLEQLEALLEQAREQEIEPRELLDPLLLPMDTAVQDLPEVNMIPSVADFVQHGQPVQIAGAPTEGVVRMTMGPERTFIGVAHIDDDGKVAPKRLVVFR
- the infB gene encoding translation initiation factor IF-2; the protein is MTELTVKQLSEEIGTPVERLVEQLADAGMKKTSTDSVTDAEKQQLLAHLKKGNGSNSESEPTRLTLQRKTKSTLSVSAAGGKSKEVQVEVRKKRTYVKRSAIDEEAKREAEELAAREAEEAAKREAEEKAKQEAEAKAQAEAEAKAKREAEEKAKREAAEKAKAEEAKEAKAAAQRSPEEKAKHEAAKKEAEALKRRQEEEAQRKAEQEAQKLVEEARKLAEENAARWSEEEQKSKESEDSDYHVTTNKHARDAEDEADRRSEANRRKKKKPAKKEKDDDRFGGNGRNARGGRNNRKGKLAKPTSMQQGFDKNATVAKADVVIGETIVVSELANKMSVKGTEVIKTMMKMGAMATINQVIDQETAQLVAEEMGHKVILRKENELEEAILSDRDNTTEAVPRAPVVTIMGHVDHGKTSTLDYIRRSRVASGEAGGITQHIGAYHVQTDNGMVTFLDTPGHAAFTSMRARGAQATDIVVLVVAADDGVMPQTIEAIQHAKAAEVPLIVAVNKIDKEDANPDNVKNELAQYDVIPEEWGGENMFVHISAKQGTNIDGLLEAILLQAEVLELKAVTDGMASGVVVESRLDKGRGPVATVLVQAGTLRKGDIVLCGQEYGRIRAMRDENGQEITEAGPSIPVEILGLSGVPTSGDEATVVRDERKAREVANYRQGKFRDVKLARQQKSKLENMFSNMEAGEVAELNVVLKADVQGSVEAIADSLRKLSTDEVKVNIVGSGVGGITETDAVLAAASNAIILGFNVRADASARRTVENENLDLRYYSIIYQLIDEVKQAMGGMLAPEFKQEIIGLAEVRDVFKSPKLGAIAGCMVTEGVIKRSNPIRVLRDNVVIYEGELESLRRFKDDVQEVRNGYECGIGVKNYNDVRAGDQIEVFEIVEIQRTLD
- the rbfA gene encoding 30S ribosome-binding factor RbfA, with protein sequence MSKEFSRAQRVAQQLQKELASILQRDVRDSRIGMVTISDVEVSRDLAYAKVFVTFLCVGEQTPESSLAALKEHEVAVRMALGKRIRLRLTPEVRFTYDNTLVEGMRMSNLVSEVVSKDNLRKKEAGREDEGEE